A part of Neovison vison isolate M4711 chromosome 6, ASM_NN_V1, whole genome shotgun sequence genomic DNA contains:
- the LRRIQ4 gene encoding leucine-rich repeat and IQ domain-containing protein 4: MSNDVIKSVGGASRIHPKDDPQQASARTFFIDASNRSLTTIPSEILQLEELEEAHLENNQIEAIPPGIQRLRNVRILYLNRNKLSELCPELGKLGSLEGLDLSHNPLLSSSLPVLSGLRRLRELRLYHTGLAEIPIVICKFLHHLELLGLSGNHLRSLPKELVNQTKLREIYLKQNQLEVFPAELCVLTNLEIIDLDENKLAVIPEEIGNLKRLQKFYLAYNSLPVLPEALGHCSQLSVLDLSYNRLHSIPHTLAELVGMTEIGLSGNHLEKVPRLVCKWTSMHLLYLCNTGLRGLRRSFRRLVSLRFLDLSQNHLERCPAEIAALKNLEVLALDDNKICQLPPDFGSLSKLKMLGLTGNQFLSFPEEILSLESLEKLCIGQDQGAKFTSLPEHISKLQSLKELYIENNHLEYLPTSLGTMPNLEVLDCRHNCLKQLPDSICQAQDSGMVAWHNGPERIGEV; encoded by the exons ATGTCAAATGACGTTATAAAATCAGTAGGTGGCGCATCTAGAATTCATCCGAAAGATGATCCACAACAGGCCTCTGCTAGAACATTTTTTATTGATGCTTCGAATCGGAGCCTGACTACCATCCCATCAGAGATCTTGCAATTAGAAGAATTAGAAGAAGCGCATCTGGAAAACAACCAGATTGAAGCAATCCCCCCGGGCATCCAGCGTTTAAGGAACGTCCGGATCCTCTATCTGAACAGGAACAAGCTGAGCGAGCTGTGCCCAGAGCTGGGCAAGCTGGGCAGCTTGGAGGGCCTGGACCTGAGCCACAACCCGCTCCTGTCCTCGTCCCTTCCGGTCCTCAGCGGCCTGCGCCGCCTGCGCGAGCTGCGCCTCTACCACACCGGCCTGGCCGAGATCCCCATCGTCATCTGCAAATTCCTGCACCACCTTGAGCTGCTCGGGCTGAGCGGCAACCACCTCCGCTCTCTGCCCAAGGAACTGGTGAACCAGACCAAACTGAGGGAGATCTACCTGAAGCAAAACCAGCTGGAGGTGTTTCCCGCGGAGCTCTGTGTTCTCACCAACCTGGAGATCATTGACCTGGACGAGAACAAACTGGCCGTCATCCCCGAAGAGATTGGGAACCTGAAGAGGTTGCAGAAGTTCTACCTAGCTTATAACAGCCTGCCCGTTCTCCCCGAGGCGCTGGGCCACTGCAGCCAGCTGTCGGTGCTGGATTTGTCCTACAACCGCCTCCACTCGATCCCGCACACCCTGGCCGAGCTGGTGGGGATGACGGAGATCGGGCTGAGCGGCAACCACCTGGAAAAGGTGCCGCGCCTCGTCTGCAAGTGGACCTCGATGCACCTGCTCTACCTGTGCAACACCGGCCTGCGGGGGCTGCGGCGCTCCTTCCGGCGCCTGGTCAGCCTGCGCTTCCTGGATCTCAGCCAGAACCATCTGGAACGCTGTCCGGCGGAGATCGCGGCGCTCAAGAACCTGGAAGTCCTGGCGCTGGATGATAATAAAATATGCCAG TTACCGCCAGACTTCGGCTCACTTTCAAAGCTGAAGATGCTTGGATTAACAGGAAATCAGTTCCTTTCATTTCCAGAAGAAATCCTTTCTTTAGAGTCTTTAGAGAAATTATGCATCGGGCAAGACCAAGGAGCCAAGTTCACCTCTTTGCCAGAACACATTAGTAAATTACAG agtcttaaAGAGCTGTATATAGAGAACAATCATCTGGAGTACCTGCCCACATCCTTGGGAACAATGCCTAACCTGGAAGTTCTCGACTGCCGTCACAACTGCCTTAAACAACTTCCGGATTCCATTTGCCAGGCACAAG ATTCAGGCATGGTGGCGTGGCATAATGGTCCGGAAAGGATTGGGGAGGTTTGA